A portion of the Nitrospira defluvii genome contains these proteins:
- a CDS encoding 4Fe-4S dicluster domain-containing protein, which produces MALLITDECISCGACLPECPNEAIFETRSDAEAKGHHVGDGQGVGDSIYVITHERCTECVGHFDEPQCAAVCPVDNCCISDPAYPESKDVLLERAKQLNPDKEIHPDKVWSGVRG; this is translated from the coding sequence ATGGCGTTATTGATCACCGATGAATGCATTTCCTGCGGAGCCTGCTTGCCGGAGTGTCCCAACGAAGCGATCTTTGAAACGCGCAGTGACGCCGAAGCCAAGGGCCACCATGTGGGGGACGGCCAAGGCGTCGGTGACAGCATCTACGTCATCACCCATGAGCGCTGCACGGAGTGCGTCGGCCATTTCGACGAGCCGCAGTGCGCCGCGGTCTGTCCAGTCGACAATTGTTGCATCTCCGACCCGGCCTATCCGGAATCGAAAGATGTGCTATTGGAACGGGCCAAGCAACTGAATCCGGACAAAGAGATCCATCCAGACAAGGTCTGGAGCGGCGTGCGCGGATAG
- a CDS encoding Rieske (2Fe-2S) protein → MHLRPGLSGIERCAIGTGQATESGQRDPSRQGLERRARIVRPIGSVERGSTAEFVRVARVGDVPTDSGRIVAVGQHSIALFNVDGSFFAIDNTCAHRGGPLGEGELEGEVVTCPWHSWEYNVRTGLSLTTPSASVEIYEMQVDGEDVKVRLQGRSFRKHLSHKQRSHS, encoded by the coding sequence TTGCATCTCCGACCCGGCCTATCCGGAATCGAAAGATGTGCTATTGGAACGGGCCAAGCAACTGAATCCGGACAAAGAGATCCATCCAGACAAGGTCTGGAGCGGCGTGCGCGGATAGTCCGGCCGATTGGATCCGTCGAGAGGGGATCGACGGCTGAGTTTGTCCGGGTCGCGCGCGTGGGCGATGTTCCGACGGACAGCGGCCGCATCGTCGCGGTCGGACAGCACTCCATCGCGCTTTTCAATGTCGATGGCTCGTTCTTCGCAATAGACAATACCTGCGCCCATCGCGGCGGTCCGCTCGGAGAAGGAGAGCTGGAGGGAGAAGTCGTGACCTGTCCTTGGCACAGTTGGGAATATAACGTCCGAACGGGTCTCTCGCTGACGACACCTTCCGCCTCCGTCGAGATCTACGAAATGCAGGTCGACGGCGAAGATGTCAAGGTCCGATTGCAGGGACGGTCATTTCGGAAACATCTCTCTCATAAGCAAAGGAGCCATTCATAA
- a CDS encoding HesB/IscA family protein, whose amino-acid sequence MQPAGLRIYVRRGGCQGYQYGMALESTIAEDDTVIEQGDLKIIMDSQSAPLLQGAEVEYLDSVQGSGFSIKNPRAKTMCGCGSSFSA is encoded by the coding sequence ATGCAGCCCGCCGGCCTGCGGATCTATGTGCGCAGGGGAGGCTGCCAGGGCTACCAATACGGCATGGCGCTCGAATCCACCATCGCCGAGGACGACACGGTCATCGAACAGGGCGACCTCAAGATCATCATGGATTCCCAGAGCGCTCCTCTGCTTCAGGGAGCCGAGGTCGAATACTTGGACAGCGTGCAAGGCTCCGGCTTTTCCATCAAGAACCCGCGAGCTAAGACGATGTGCGGTTGCGGCAGCTCATTCAGCGCCTGA
- a CDS encoding phospholipase D family protein produces the protein MKFIAGKVNNAWLTDCLHDCVHDCNWIKVAVAFAHGNPKLIEFSLSKNIPMQFWGTYDPLKAPISIALLERFLLRRSPNFVCKLVPELFHPKVIWWGGYGAYIGSANLTDSGWYRNIECGLFLTETELIQDGIDLQLEQFFERVDRYAHALTDEILAELREAEVAAQGLRQYQNELQHEFDKNRRIPRLESLISVDSVNSNTKIRESFLKEWNDTLQILRDIGQRISNPDVRPSWIGSDVPRGVQADQFLHAHYYSNVKEGNASKHQKLYEMHKDNPERALLAAFSWWHKLDSPPHEENRTIDEWAPFLRRLLSKEQLLHLTDTEFREVCARIHAMRDHSLRVDNQTYGLPKNAPPKDQEQCINLLAQFLLTQMSGNGKTVKEVIFFVLYGGTVTDVPLRIWEATHSDTWRIAHLGISSLGEIVGWAMPDHFPPRNGRSSKCLTALGYKVTIHSGA, from the coding sequence ATGAAGTTTATCGCCGGTAAAGTTAATAATGCTTGGTTAACTGACTGTCTCCATGACTGTGTCCACGACTGTAACTGGATAAAGGTGGCCGTAGCATTCGCGCATGGGAACCCAAAACTAATTGAATTTAGTTTAAGTAAAAACATACCCATGCAATTCTGGGGAACTTACGATCCACTTAAGGCACCGATCTCGATAGCTCTGCTTGAACGGTTTCTGTTGCGGCGATCCCCCAATTTTGTATGTAAATTAGTTCCAGAGCTTTTCCATCCGAAAGTAATTTGGTGGGGCGGCTATGGTGCATATATTGGGTCCGCAAATCTCACTGATAGCGGCTGGTATAGAAATATTGAGTGTGGCTTATTTCTCACGGAGACGGAGTTGATTCAGGACGGTATTGATCTTCAGCTGGAACAGTTTTTCGAAAGAGTCGATAGGTACGCACATGCCCTAACAGATGAAATTCTTGCTGAACTCCGTGAGGCGGAGGTCGCAGCGCAAGGTTTGAGGCAGTACCAAAATGAGCTCCAGCATGAATTTGATAAAAACCGTCGTATTCCTCGCCTCGAGAGCTTGATTTCCGTCGACTCGGTAAACAGCAACACGAAGATCCGAGAATCTTTCCTAAAAGAGTGGAATGATACCTTGCAGATTCTCCGTGATATTGGTCAACGGATATCTAATCCCGACGTTCGTCCTTCTTGGATAGGAAGCGATGTCCCGAGAGGCGTACAGGCAGACCAATTTTTACACGCACACTATTACTCCAACGTTAAGGAAGGAAATGCCTCGAAACATCAGAAGCTCTATGAAATGCATAAAGATAATCCTGAGCGGGCGCTACTTGCAGCGTTCTCATGGTGGCATAAATTAGATTCTCCTCCCCATGAAGAGAACCGAACCATTGATGAATGGGCTCCTTTTTTACGAAGACTCCTTTCTAAGGAGCAATTGTTACATCTGACTGATACGGAATTTCGCGAGGTATGCGCGAGGATTCACGCTATGCGCGATCACTCCTTGCGTGTGGACAACCAAACTTACGGACTCCCTAAGAATGCGCCTCCAAAAGATCAGGAACAATGTATTAATCTTCTGGCACAATTCCTTTTAACGCAAATGTCCGGTAATGGGAAGACTGTCAAAGAGGTGATATTTTTTGTCTTGTATGGTGGCACCGTTACAGATGTACCACTCAGGATTTGGGAAGCCACTCATAGTGACACGTGGAGAATAGCGCATCTTGGCATCAGCAGTTTGGGCGAGATAGTAGGTTGGGCCATGCCAGACCACTTCCCGCCCCGCAATGGTCGCTCAAGTAAATGCCTTACAGCATTGGGTTATAAGGTGACTATACATTCAGGAGCGTAA
- a CDS encoding DUF5678 domain-containing protein: MILSPPEIRKQRPLQGPLYSAVTFPSSLAAGEHQGVAGTSPWDSHALLAHHSENFMASSSSLSQAISVPLRFRIANGLVHNPSGGFEHEKRPRRYVASSGLGDELAFYTQAIRQALEAEQLSYARSLLAAIPLNLASTEQVEGLRKVLAPPTVTRTQVHDVDRTQEFMWLKTESHKYRGQWVAIEGDRLVANSHNLRELREILSNLKPTPSVLIHRVV, encoded by the coding sequence ATGATTCTAAGTCCTCCTGAAATTCGGAAGCAGCGCCCCTTACAGGGACCGTTGTATTCCGCTGTGACATTCCCGAGCTCCCTTGCCGCAGGTGAACATCAAGGGGTCGCAGGGACATCTCCGTGGGACAGCCATGCTTTGCTGGCCCATCATTCTGAAAACTTTATGGCCTCAAGCAGCAGCCTATCTCAAGCGATCTCAGTCCCCTTAAGGTTCAGAATTGCGAATGGACTGGTTCATAATCCATCTGGTGGGTTTGAACATGAAAAAAGGCCGAGACGGTATGTAGCTTCCTCGGGCTTAGGCGATGAGCTTGCTTTCTATACCCAGGCAATTCGACAGGCGCTGGAGGCTGAGCAACTCTCCTACGCTAGAAGTCTACTTGCTGCAATTCCTCTGAATCTAGCTTCCACCGAGCAGGTGGAAGGGCTGCGAAAAGTCCTTGCACCGCCTACTGTGACGCGGACACAAGTACATGACGTTGATCGTACCCAAGAATTCATGTGGCTTAAAACCGAATCACATAAATATCGGGGTCAGTGGGTAGCTATAGAGGGGGATCGTCTTGTAGCGAATTCCCATAACCTGCGAGAGCTACGTGAGATTCTCAGTAATTTGAAGCCTACTCCATCAGTCCTCATTCATCGCGTAGTTTAG
- a CDS encoding helix-turn-helix transcriptional regulator: MVPSTKLITIREAANRLGLKESTIRKYILKRQIAYVKPSVRAVRIPIEELERILAAGLRPVIPQPEGAR; this comes from the coding sequence ATGGTCCCGAGTACAAAATTGATCACCATTCGAGAAGCCGCGAACCGGTTAGGGCTCAAGGAAAGCACCATCAGGAAGTACATCCTAAAGCGGCAGATTGCCTATGTGAAGCCGTCGGTGCGAGCGGTGCGGATTCCCATTGAGGAATTGGAACGGATTCTGGCTGCCGGCCTCAGGCCGGTAATTCCCCAGCCGGAAGGTGCCCGATGA